The Streptomyces sp. DH-12 genome has a window encoding:
- a CDS encoding DMT family transporter has product MLTVVLALLAALANAAASVLQRRAAADEPGSGQGLRQALRWLGRVLRRPHWLAGAGMLALSTVFQAAALGVGSLALVQPLMAAELLFTLAVGSLVFHRRPDLRTWLAFVALAAGLSLFLTAAAPTPGRSTAVPGHWWPAGSALLAVVVSLTAVSRTVRGAPRAALLGLASAVSFSATAALLKEVTGLIPDGPAAVLSAWPLYATALVGVIAFLLLQAAFRAGTLAASQPALTLGDALTSVALGWALFGEQISLGARVVPEVIGIALMGAGSVGLARAPSVGGGWDQARARDDPGPEAQRRVSHPR; this is encoded by the coding sequence GTGCTGACCGTGGTCCTGGCGCTCCTCGCGGCGTTGGCGAACGCCGCGGCCTCCGTGCTGCAGCGGCGGGCCGCCGCCGACGAGCCGGGGAGCGGCCAGGGGCTGCGGCAGGCGCTGCGCTGGCTCGGGCGCGTGCTGCGACGGCCGCACTGGCTGGCGGGCGCGGGGATGCTCGCCCTGTCGACGGTGTTCCAGGCGGCCGCGCTCGGGGTGGGGAGTCTCGCGCTGGTGCAGCCGCTGATGGCGGCCGAGCTGCTGTTCACCCTGGCGGTGGGGAGCCTGGTCTTCCACCGCCGCCCGGATCTGAGAACCTGGCTGGCCTTCGTCGCCCTCGCGGCGGGCCTGTCCCTCTTCCTGACCGCGGCCGCGCCGACGCCCGGGCGGTCCACGGCCGTCCCCGGACACTGGTGGCCGGCGGGATCGGCCCTGCTGGCGGTGGTGGTGTCGCTGACGGCGGTGTCCCGCACGGTGCGGGGCGCGCCGCGCGCCGCGCTGCTGGGGCTGGCGTCCGCCGTGTCGTTCTCGGCGACCGCCGCACTGCTCAAGGAGGTCACCGGCCTGATCCCGGACGGCCCGGCCGCCGTCCTGTCGGCATGGCCGCTGTACGCCACCGCCCTGGTGGGCGTGATCGCGTTCCTGCTGCTGCAGGCCGCGTTCCGGGCGGGCACGCTGGCCGCGTCCCAGCCCGCCCTGACCCTCGGCGACGCGCTCACCAGCGTGGCCCTCGGCTGGGCGCTGTTCGGGGAGCAGATCAGCCTCGGCGCGCGGGTGGTGCCGGAGGTGATCGGCATCGCGCTGATGGGCGCGGGCAGCGTCGGCCTGGCCCGCGCCCCGTCGGTCGGGGGCGGCTGGGACCAGGCCAGGGCACGGGACGACCCGGGCCCCGAGGCGCAGCGACGGGTGTCCCACCCTCGGTGA